Proteins encoded together in one Kitasatospora albolonga window:
- a CDS encoding lytic transglycosylase translates to MAAHIRRRLRKGATTTAVAAAAVAALAASQAPAAPLAEGSAGGDQQTAGGEAGGSDGGAATGNSPYYTDLPPLVTPDRPGSSSNLPVATGTAEAGIPATVLAAYKQAERSVATTDPACRLPWQLLAAIGKVESGQARGGQVDANGTTPTPILGPALNGQGFALIKDTDGGAYDGDAVHDRAVGPMQFIPSTWAIWGQDANGDGRKDPNNIYDAALAAGRYLCAGGRNLAVAADLDRAVLSYNQSTEYLRTVRSWFAYYQRGTHEVPDGSGVLPTAPSTPTPSPTPTPAGTPSPTPSPSKPGTTKPSPSPTEPGDGSTSPTPTPPPSPTPTPPPTPKPPKPTPSPAETFASLENAGTGPLTAPAGGTFDERVSVRARNALGAPMAKVAVTFTVTGTTGTAFEGGKKTVMVVSRADGTATAPALHAGEKAGEFTVTATAGTGRPRTLTYAASVTARQADAIVRTDGKALVAAPEQQFAEAVTLKATYKGAAAAGVAVTATLVADADRPAENDKGPYFKDAAGKPLRTLALTTDADGLLRLPALFADANPGTYQLLLTTEGGATAVIELTVEAAEETETPEG, encoded by the coding sequence ATGGCAGCGCACATTCGCCGACGTCTGCGCAAGGGAGCCACGACCACCGCGGTGGCGGCGGCCGCCGTGGCGGCGCTGGCGGCTTCCCAGGCGCCCGCGGCTCCACTGGCCGAGGGATCGGCGGGCGGGGACCAGCAGACGGCCGGCGGTGAGGCGGGCGGCTCCGATGGCGGTGCGGCCACCGGCAACTCCCCGTACTACACGGACCTTCCGCCGCTCGTCACGCCCGACAGGCCCGGTTCGTCCAGTAACCTCCCGGTCGCCACCGGCACCGCGGAAGCGGGCATTCCGGCGACGGTCCTGGCCGCGTACAAGCAGGCCGAGCGGTCCGTCGCGACCACCGACCCGGCCTGTCGGCTGCCCTGGCAGCTCCTCGCGGCGATCGGCAAGGTCGAGTCGGGCCAGGCCCGCGGCGGCCAGGTCGACGCGAACGGCACCACCCCCACCCCGATCCTCGGCCCGGCCCTCAACGGCCAGGGCTTCGCGCTGATCAAGGACACCGACGGCGGGGCGTACGACGGCGACGCCGTCCACGACCGCGCGGTCGGCCCGATGCAGTTCATCCCGTCGACCTGGGCGATCTGGGGCCAGGACGCGAACGGTGACGGCCGCAAGGACCCCAACAACATCTACGACGCGGCGCTCGCCGCCGGGCGCTACCTCTGCGCGGGCGGCCGGAACCTCGCCGTCGCCGCCGATCTCGACCGGGCGGTGCTGAGCTACAACCAGTCGACGGAGTACCTGCGTACGGTCCGGTCCTGGTTCGCGTACTACCAGCGCGGCACGCACGAGGTGCCCGACGGCAGCGGAGTCCTCCCCACCGCGCCCAGCACTCCCACGCCGAGCCCCACCCCCACCCCGGCCGGTACGCCGAGCCCGACGCCGTCCCCCTCGAAGCCCGGCACCACCAAGCCGAGCCCGAGCCCCACCGAGCCCGGCGACGGCTCCACCAGCCCCACGCCCACACCGCCCCCGTCCCCCACGCCGACGCCGCCTCCCACGCCGAAGCCCCCGAAGCCGACCCCGTCCCCGGCCGAGACCTTCGCCTCCCTGGAGAACGCGGGCACCGGCCCCCTCACCGCCCCCGCGGGCGGGACGTTCGACGAGCGGGTCTCCGTGCGTGCCAGGAACGCCCTCGGCGCCCCGATGGCCAAGGTGGCGGTCACCTTCACCGTCACCGGGACCACCGGCACGGCCTTCGAGGGCGGCAAGAAGACGGTCATGGTGGTCAGCCGGGCCGACGGCACCGCCACCGCGCCCGCGCTCCACGCGGGCGAGAAGGCCGGCGAGTTCACCGTGACCGCCACCGCCGGAACCGGCAGGCCGCGCACCCTGACCTACGCGGCGAGCGTCACCGCCCGCCAGGCCGACGCGATCGTACGGACCGACGGCAAGGCGCTCGTCGCCGCGCCGGAGCAGCAGTTCGCGGAGGCCGTCACCCTCAAGGCCACGTACAAGGGCGCTGCCGCCGCCGGGGTGGCCGTCACCGCCACCCTGGTCGCGGACGCCGACCGGCCCGCCGAGAACGACAAGGGCCCGTACTTCAAGGACGCCGCGGGCAAGCCGCTGCGCACCCTGGCCCTCACGACGGACGCCGACGGGCTGCTCCGGCTCCCGGCCCTCTTCGCCGACGCGAACCCGGGCACGTACCAGCTGCTCCTCACCACCGAGGGCGGCGCCACGGCCGTCATCGAGCTCACCGTCGAAGCGGCCGAGGAGACGGAGACCCCCGAGGGCTGA